One genomic segment of Actinoplanes ianthinogenes includes these proteins:
- a CDS encoding TetR/AcrR family transcriptional regulator, translating into MKTSPWSPLPDRQPARVQLDREQIIDAALRISDAEGIDAVSTRRVAAEFGTGPSSLYAHVANKDELLRLMFDRVCGEIELPAREPGRWQAQIRQLMLETHEILQAHNDLARVALASIPTGPNALRASEWMLGLLIQGGMPPHYGAWSIERIFLYVTADAYENSIWRARKRHLNQSKDEAEQQVKAELKEYFADLPDERFPYLRANPDAMTSGTVQERFEWGLDLLIDGLARHVVREPTG; encoded by the coding sequence ATGAAGACCTCCCCCTGGAGCCCGCTCCCCGACCGGCAGCCGGCCCGCGTGCAGCTCGACCGCGAGCAGATCATCGACGCCGCGCTGCGGATCAGTGACGCCGAGGGCATCGACGCGGTCAGCACCCGGCGGGTCGCCGCCGAGTTCGGCACCGGCCCGTCCAGCCTCTACGCGCACGTGGCCAACAAGGACGAGCTGCTCCGGCTGATGTTCGACCGGGTCTGCGGCGAGATCGAGCTGCCGGCCCGGGAGCCCGGCCGCTGGCAGGCGCAGATCAGGCAGCTGATGCTGGAGACGCACGAGATCCTCCAGGCGCACAACGACCTGGCTCGCGTCGCGCTCGCCTCGATCCCCACCGGGCCGAACGCGTTACGCGCCTCGGAGTGGATGCTCGGCCTGCTGATCCAGGGCGGGATGCCGCCGCACTACGGTGCCTGGTCGATCGAGCGGATCTTTCTGTACGTCACCGCGGACGCGTATGAGAACTCGATCTGGCGCGCCCGCAAACGCCACCTCAACCAGTCCAAGGATGAGGCGGAGCAGCAGGTCAAGGCCGAGCTGAAGGAGTATTTCGCGGACCTGCCCGACGAGCGGTTCCCCTATCTGCGGGCCAACCCGGACGCGATGACCTCGGGCACCGTGCAGGAGCGCTTCGAGTGGGGTCTGGACCTGCTGATCGACGGCCTCGCCCGGCACGTCGTCAGGGAACCCACCGGATGA
- a CDS encoding ABC transporter ATP-binding protein translates to MADDERIPTVIADNAHVIYKIHGSAGGQQQSPLASFKRIVTRTKAANVREVHAVKGVSFVAYKGEAIGLIGSNGSGKSTLLRAVAGLLPVARGAIYAAGQPSLLGVNAALMNDLPGDRNVELGCLAMGMSPAEVKEKKQSIIDFSGINDRGDFASLPMRTYSSGMGARLRFSIAAAKQHDVLLIDEALATGDAKFRKRSEARVRELRAEAGTVFLVSHSEQSIRDTCERVIWLESGLIRADGPTEDVLKEYEAFSRK, encoded by the coding sequence ATCGCCGACGACGAGCGCATCCCCACTGTCATCGCCGACAACGCCCACGTGATCTACAAGATCCACGGGTCGGCCGGTGGTCAGCAGCAGAGCCCGCTCGCGAGCTTCAAGCGGATCGTCACCCGCACCAAGGCGGCGAACGTCCGGGAGGTGCACGCGGTCAAGGGCGTCTCCTTCGTGGCGTACAAGGGCGAGGCGATCGGCCTGATCGGCAGCAACGGCTCGGGCAAGTCGACCCTGCTGCGCGCGGTCGCCGGCCTGCTGCCGGTGGCCCGTGGCGCGATCTACGCGGCCGGCCAGCCGTCGCTGCTGGGCGTGAACGCGGCCCTGATGAACGACCTGCCCGGCGACCGCAACGTCGAGCTCGGCTGCCTGGCCATGGGCATGTCGCCGGCCGAGGTCAAGGAGAAGAAGCAGAGCATCATCGACTTCTCCGGGATCAACGACCGGGGCGACTTCGCCTCGCTGCCGATGCGGACGTACTCCTCCGGCATGGGTGCCCGGCTGCGCTTCTCGATCGCCGCGGCCAAGCAGCACGACGTGCTGCTCATCGACGAGGCGCTGGCCACCGGTGACGCCAAGTTCCGCAAGCGCAGCGAGGCCCGGGTCCGCGAGCTGCGGGCCGAGGCCGGCACGGTGTTCCTGGTCAGCCACAGCGAGCAGTCGATCCGGGACACCTGCGAGCGGGTGATCTGGCTGGAGTCCGGGCTGATCCGGGCGGACGGCCCGACCGAGGACGTGCTCAAGGAGTACGAGGCCTTCAGCCGCAAGTAA
- a CDS encoding DHA2 family efflux MFS transporter permease subunit has translation MTTNSVQTETTAPEAAYRYRWIALFVILAVEVMDLLDALVTTIAGPVIRTELGGSYSLIQWLGAAYTLAMAIGLLTGGRLGDIYGRRRMFLIGAAGFTLASLACALAPSPGVLVGARTVQGLFGALMLPQGLGMLREMFGPAERAKAFGAFGPVMGLASVGGPILAGWLVDADYFGTGWRMIFFINLPLGVFAVIGAIRFLPESRLERAPKLDGLGVVFAAVGAFLLLFPLVQGRELDWPVWTFGMLALGVVAFGLFAVYEGRRDKRGLDPLVTPSLFRKRAFTGGLALGLMFFASLIGTGLVFTFYLQIGLGYTPLKAGLTTLPQALGMVAGFIVAGAGLAEKMGRKLLQLGTLVMVLGTVAFAGTVHWAGADITPWHMIPALLLLGIGMGLAMAPFFGIVLAGVDDEESGSASGAITSVQQLGGAFGIAVLGTIFFALLPGAVGRHVDSSADSLRGVPAAAISGLRDCLTDRVAEENPDVTPPSCRSAGGPASPELTAYAAEQVRAGFEDTTVRTSGVSLLLLLAAFGLSFLMPRQGKPEGDHLG, from the coding sequence GTGACGACGAACAGTGTTCAAACAGAGACGACGGCACCCGAGGCGGCCTACCGCTATCGGTGGATCGCGCTCTTCGTGATTCTCGCGGTCGAGGTGATGGACCTGCTCGACGCGCTGGTCACCACGATCGCCGGTCCGGTGATCCGGACCGAGCTCGGCGGGTCGTACAGCCTGATCCAGTGGCTCGGCGCGGCATACACCCTGGCCATGGCCATCGGCCTGCTCACCGGTGGCCGGCTGGGCGACATCTACGGCCGCCGCCGGATGTTCCTGATCGGCGCGGCCGGCTTCACCCTGGCCTCGCTGGCCTGCGCACTGGCCCCGTCGCCGGGCGTGCTGGTCGGCGCGCGGACCGTGCAGGGCCTGTTCGGCGCGCTGATGCTGCCGCAGGGCCTGGGCATGCTGCGGGAGATGTTCGGCCCGGCCGAGCGGGCCAAGGCGTTCGGCGCGTTCGGCCCGGTGATGGGCCTCGCCTCGGTCGGCGGCCCGATCCTGGCCGGCTGGCTGGTCGACGCGGACTACTTCGGCACCGGCTGGCGGATGATCTTCTTCATCAACCTGCCGCTCGGCGTCTTCGCGGTGATCGGCGCCATCCGGTTCCTGCCCGAGTCCCGCCTGGAACGCGCTCCGAAGCTCGACGGACTCGGCGTGGTGTTCGCCGCGGTCGGCGCGTTCCTGCTGCTCTTCCCACTGGTGCAGGGCCGGGAGCTGGACTGGCCGGTGTGGACGTTCGGGATGCTGGCGCTCGGCGTGGTGGCGTTCGGGCTGTTCGCGGTCTACGAGGGTCGCCGGGACAAGCGCGGGCTCGACCCGCTGGTCACCCCGAGCCTGTTCCGCAAGCGGGCGTTCACCGGCGGCCTGGCCCTGGGCCTGATGTTCTTCGCCTCGCTGATCGGCACCGGCCTGGTCTTCACGTTCTACCTCCAGATCGGCCTGGGTTACACCCCGCTCAAGGCCGGCCTCACCACGCTGCCGCAGGCGCTCGGCATGGTGGCCGGCTTCATCGTGGCCGGCGCCGGACTGGCCGAGAAGATGGGCCGCAAACTGCTCCAGCTCGGCACCCTCGTGATGGTCCTCGGCACCGTGGCCTTCGCCGGCACCGTGCACTGGGCCGGCGCGGACATCACGCCGTGGCACATGATCCCGGCGCTGCTGCTGCTCGGCATCGGCATGGGCCTGGCGATGGCGCCGTTCTTCGGCATCGTGCTGGCCGGCGTCGACGACGAGGAGAGCGGCTCGGCGTCCGGGGCGATCACCTCGGTGCAGCAGCTCGGCGGGGCGTTCGGCATCGCGGTGCTCGGCACGATCTTCTTCGCGCTGCTGCCCGGAGCGGTCGGGCGGCACGTGGACAGCTCGGCGGACTCGCTGCGTGGGGTGCCGGCGGCCGCGATCAGTGGACTGCGGGACTGCCTGACCGATCGGGTGGCCGAGGAGAATCCGGACGTCACGCCGCCGTCCTGCCGGTCCGCCGGTGGGCCCGCCTCGCCCGAGCTGACGGCTTACGCCGCCGAGCAGGTGCGGGCCGGCTTCGAGGACACCACCGTCCGGACCTCCGGGGTGTCCCTGCTGCTCCTGCTCGCCGCCTTCGGGCTGAGCTTCCTGATGCCCCGGCAGGGAAAGCCGGAGGGCGATCACTTGGGGTAA
- a CDS encoding rhodanese-like domain-containing protein, translating to MTAAPPGARSIAEILDEARARLVRLGPAETDAAVRDGAVLIDIRPAAQRAEHGEIPGALIIERNVLEWRLDPRSDARLPFADRYDLQVIITCQEGYTSSLAAAALQDLGLHRATDLAGGFKAWREAGLPTV from the coding sequence GTGACCGCCGCCCCGCCCGGCGCCCGGAGCATCGCCGAGATCCTCGACGAGGCCCGCGCCCGGCTGGTCCGGCTCGGCCCGGCCGAGACCGACGCAGCGGTCCGTGACGGCGCGGTCCTGATCGACATCCGCCCGGCCGCCCAGCGCGCCGAGCACGGCGAGATCCCGGGCGCCCTGATCATCGAACGCAACGTGCTGGAGTGGCGCCTCGATCCGCGCAGCGACGCCCGCCTGCCGTTCGCCGACCGCTACGACCTCCAGGTGATCATCACCTGCCAGGAGGGATACACCAGCAGCCTGGCCGCCGCCGCTCTCCAGGACCTCGGCCTGCACCGCGCCACCGACCTGGCCGGCGGCTTCAAGGCCTGGCGGGAAGCCGGTCTCCCGACAGTTTGA
- a CDS encoding cysteine dioxygenase, which yields MSAATAVRLDHLAVARQFANAPEGWVVPPRFDPAERWYHRLAVADDYEVWLLTWLPGQQTELHDHGGSAGAFHVYSGTLTEDTVGGPADAPRVVTRDLGEGAGRRFGEHHVHRIVNRGLDPAISIHVYGPALTSMTKYRLGPAGLETLSVERAGAQW from the coding sequence ATGAGCGCCGCCACCGCTGTCCGCCTCGACCATCTCGCCGTCGCGCGGCAATTCGCCAACGCGCCGGAGGGGTGGGTGGTGCCGCCCCGGTTCGACCCGGCCGAGCGGTGGTACCACCGGCTGGCGGTCGCTGACGACTACGAGGTCTGGCTGCTCACCTGGCTGCCCGGGCAGCAGACCGAGTTGCACGACCACGGCGGCTCGGCCGGCGCCTTCCACGTCTACAGCGGCACCCTCACCGAGGACACCGTCGGCGGTCCCGCGGACGCGCCCCGGGTGGTCACCCGCGACCTCGGCGAGGGGGCCGGCCGCCGGTTCGGCGAGCACCACGTGCACCGGATCGTCAACCGCGGCCTGGACCCGGCGATCAGCATCCACGTCTACGGCCCGGCGCTGACCAGCATGACGAAGTACCGCCTCGGCCCGGCCGGCCTGGAGACCCTCAGCGTCGAGCGGGCCGGTGCGCAGTGGTGA